The proteins below come from a single Micromonospora citrea genomic window:
- the pulA gene encoding pullulanase-type alpha-1,6-glucosidase, protein MKPPPMSRKALLALTCMLTLTLVGAPVAVRQLGADATDGTDGTGPLAAAGAAQWRAEPSAEALLSAGSSQARAEQFYFVLPDRFANGDRRNDTGGLTGDRLATGLDPTDKGFYHGGDLKGVMDRLDYIEGLGTTAIWLAPIFKNRPVQGTGSDVSAGYHGYWITDFTQVDPHFGTKEDLKRLVKLAHRRGIKVYLDVIVNHTADVIRYAEDKYTYVDKATSPYTDAQGRPFEDRNYADGSRGFPKVDATSFPYTPTFANPADAKVKVPAWLNDPTMYHNRGDSTFAGENSEYGDFFGLDDLWTERPEVVRGLTDVYSEWVESTGVDGFRLDTVKHANLDFWPQFSQGVERAADRAGKKDFFMFGEVYSADPEITSTYVRRGGLPATLDFAFQEAARGYTAGHGSARALADVYARDDLYRARDTDARRLTTFLGNHDMGRIGSFIAGGGTDPATHLRRDRLAHELMFLTRGQPVVYSGDEQGFTGPGGDKDARQDMFASKTPDYLDDDLLGTDRTHASDQFDRAHPLYRAVAELGALRRAHPALRDGVQVSRYAADGPGVFAFSRIDPKQRTEYVVAVNNAATAQTVTVDTWSAGATFTGVYGASAAPVAGGDGKLTLTVPPLSAVVHRAGTPIALPDAAPKITITAPAPGEPVATKAPVTAQVTGDPLATVTVAARVAGGRWTLLGSAETAPYTVHHDLTGLAGGTKIEYKAVVRDGKGRTATARSTATVGTPAQSASREWAVVHYQRPAGGYDAWGLYAWGDIDPAYATEWPKGQPFAGEDSYGRFAWVKLKPGAKSVGFLVVDKSGNKDVGQDRTIDVTRTGEIWVKQGDPAVYPSRQAATGEPDPPVEEGTAVVHYRRADGNYDGWGLHVWDGAASPTDWAAPLAPARIDSFGAVFRVPLAAGATGLSYIIHKGDEKDLPTDQRLDFAAAGREVWLLAGTPGRLLPSTASGAARDVDITKQKAHWIDRSTVAWQAGPTDGRTYALVAAPAGGVTVADGELAGTYTTLPLTAQRNGLTEAQRAAFPHLWAYRSFTLDRRDLAKVPAALRGQLLVTERDAEGTLLAATGVQIPGVLDDVYARAVDARLGPTFAGGVPTLALWAPTARNVSLQLFDSPTAQPRTVAMRRDDRTGVWSVRGSRDWRNRYYRYQVQAWQPATQRMVTASVTDPYSLALAPDSTHSQIVDLADPALAPAGWAKLRKPAAVPSTKVQISELSVRDFSVADTTVPAERRGTYLAFTDPGTAGMKHLKALGDAGVTHLHLLPAFDFATIPERRADQRQPACDLAALPPDSEEQQKCVAAVADTDGYNWGYDPLHYTVPEGGYAVDPAGARRTTEFRQMVAGVNGAGLRVVMDVVYNHTSAAGADPKSVLDQIVPGYYHRLLDDGAVANSTCCANTAPEHAMMGKLVVDSLVTWARAYKVDGFRFDLMGHHPKANILAVRKALDELTVARDGVDGRRILLYGEGWNFGEVANDARFTQATQANMAGTGVGTFNDRLRDAVRGGGPFDANPRVQGFASGLFTDPNGDPVNGTAAEQRARLLHQHDLIKVGLTGNLGGYRFTDSSGRQVTGAQVDYNGSPAGYTAAPGEAVTYVDAHDNEILYDALAYKLPQDTPAADRARMQVLALSTVVMGQGTGFVTTGTERLRSKSLDRNSYNSGDWFNQLRWDCAQGNGFGAGLPPAQDNRDKWSYARPLLADPKLVPDCAAVDTTNARYAELLKIRASSPVFGLTTADQVQKRVAFPLSGAAETPGVLTMTLDGRGLDGRWKSVTVVFNATPETATQRLTGLRGADVALHPVLRTSADEVLRTASFDRASGTFTVPARSVAVFVQQ, encoded by the coding sequence ATGAAACCCCCGCCGATGTCCCGCAAGGCCCTGCTCGCCCTCACCTGCATGCTCACCCTCACCCTCGTGGGCGCCCCGGTCGCCGTACGCCAGCTCGGGGCCGACGCCACCGACGGCACGGACGGCACCGGCCCGCTCGCCGCCGCCGGTGCCGCGCAGTGGCGCGCCGAGCCGTCGGCGGAGGCGCTGCTCTCCGCCGGCAGCAGCCAGGCCCGCGCCGAACAGTTCTACTTCGTCCTGCCGGACCGGTTCGCCAACGGCGACCGGCGCAACGACACCGGCGGCCTGACCGGCGACCGGCTCGCCACCGGCCTGGACCCGACCGACAAGGGCTTCTACCACGGCGGCGACCTCAAGGGCGTCATGGACCGGCTCGACTACATCGAGGGGCTCGGCACGACGGCCATCTGGCTCGCACCGATCTTCAAGAACCGCCCCGTGCAGGGCACCGGATCCGACGTCTCCGCCGGCTACCACGGCTACTGGATCACCGACTTCACCCAGGTCGACCCGCACTTCGGCACCAAGGAGGACCTGAAGCGGCTGGTCAAGCTGGCCCACCGGCGGGGCATCAAGGTCTACCTCGACGTCATCGTCAACCACACCGCCGACGTCATCAGGTACGCCGAGGACAAGTACACCTACGTCGACAAGGCGACCTCGCCCTACACCGACGCGCAGGGGCGTCCCTTCGAGGACCGCAACTACGCCGACGGCAGCCGGGGCTTCCCGAAGGTCGACGCCACGTCGTTCCCGTACACCCCGACGTTCGCCAACCCGGCCGACGCGAAGGTAAAGGTCCCGGCGTGGCTGAACGACCCGACGATGTACCACAACCGGGGCGACTCCACCTTCGCCGGTGAGAACAGCGAGTACGGCGACTTCTTCGGCCTCGACGACCTGTGGACCGAGCGCCCCGAGGTGGTACGCGGGCTGACCGACGTCTACTCCGAGTGGGTGGAGTCGACCGGCGTGGACGGCTTCCGGCTCGACACCGTCAAGCACGCCAACCTCGACTTCTGGCCGCAGTTCAGCCAGGGCGTCGAGCGCGCCGCCGACCGCGCGGGCAAGAAGGACTTCTTCATGTTCGGCGAGGTCTACAGCGCCGACCCGGAGATCACCTCGACGTACGTGCGGCGCGGCGGCCTGCCGGCCACCCTCGACTTCGCCTTCCAGGAGGCGGCGCGCGGCTACACCGCCGGCCACGGCTCCGCCAGGGCGCTCGCCGACGTCTACGCCCGCGACGACCTCTACCGCGCCCGCGACACCGACGCGCGCCGGCTGACCACCTTCCTCGGCAACCACGACATGGGGCGGATCGGCTCGTTCATCGCCGGCGGCGGCACCGACCCGGCCACCCACCTGCGCCGCGACCGGCTCGCCCACGAGCTGATGTTCCTGACCCGTGGTCAGCCGGTGGTCTACTCCGGCGACGAGCAGGGCTTCACCGGCCCGGGCGGCGACAAGGACGCCCGGCAGGACATGTTCGCCTCGAAGACCCCCGACTACCTCGACGACGACCTGCTCGGCACCGACCGCACCCACGCGAGCGACCAGTTCGACCGCGCCCACCCGCTGTACCGGGCCGTCGCCGAGCTGGGCGCGCTGCGCCGGGCGCACCCGGCCCTGCGCGACGGCGTGCAGGTCAGCCGCTACGCCGCCGACGGGCCGGGCGTCTTCGCGTTCTCCCGGATCGACCCGAAGCAGCGCACCGAGTACGTCGTCGCGGTGAACAACGCCGCGACGGCGCAGACTGTCACCGTGGACACCTGGTCGGCGGGCGCCACCTTCACCGGCGTCTACGGCGCGTCGGCCGCCCCGGTCGCCGGCGGCGACGGCAAGCTCACCCTGACCGTGCCGCCGCTGTCGGCCGTGGTGCACCGCGCCGGCACGCCGATCGCGCTGCCCGACGCCGCGCCGAAGATCACGATCACCGCCCCGGCGCCTGGCGAGCCCGTCGCCACGAAGGCCCCCGTGACCGCCCAGGTCACCGGCGACCCGCTGGCCACCGTGACGGTCGCCGCCCGGGTCGCCGGCGGCAGGTGGACGCTGCTCGGCAGCGCCGAGACGGCCCCGTACACCGTGCACCACGACCTGACCGGCCTGGCCGGCGGCACGAAGATCGAGTACAAGGCCGTCGTCCGCGACGGAAAGGGGCGCACCGCGACCGCCCGGTCCACCGCGACCGTGGGCACCCCGGCGCAGTCCGCGTCCCGGGAGTGGGCCGTGGTGCACTACCAGCGCCCCGCCGGCGGCTACGACGCCTGGGGCCTGTACGCCTGGGGCGACATCGACCCCGCGTACGCCACGGAGTGGCCCAAGGGGCAGCCGTTCGCCGGCGAGGACTCCTACGGCCGCTTCGCGTGGGTGAAGCTCAAGCCGGGCGCGAAGTCCGTCGGCTTCCTGGTCGTCGACAAGTCCGGCAACAAGGACGTCGGGCAGGATCGCACCATCGACGTGACGCGGACCGGCGAGATCTGGGTCAAGCAGGGCGACCCGGCGGTCTACCCGAGCCGGCAGGCCGCCACCGGCGAGCCCGACCCGCCGGTGGAGGAGGGCACCGCCGTCGTCCACTACCGCCGCGCCGACGGCAACTACGACGGCTGGGGCCTGCACGTGTGGGACGGCGCCGCCAGCCCGACGGACTGGGCCGCCCCGCTCGCCCCCGCCCGGATCGACTCCTTCGGCGCGGTCTTCCGGGTGCCGCTGGCCGCCGGGGCGACCGGACTCAGCTACATCATTCACAAGGGGGACGAGAAGGACCTGCCGACCGACCAGCGGCTCGACTTCGCCGCCGCCGGGCGGGAGGTGTGGCTGCTCGCCGGCACGCCGGGGCGGCTGCTGCCGTCCACCGCGTCCGGTGCCGCCCGGGACGTCGACATCACGAAGCAGAAGGCGCACTGGATCGACCGCTCCACCGTGGCCTGGCAGGCCGGGCCCACCGACGGCCGGACGTACGCCCTGGTCGCCGCCCCTGCCGGCGGGGTCACCGTCGCCGACGGCGAGCTGGCCGGCACGTACACGACGCTGCCGCTGACCGCGCAGCGCAACGGGCTCACCGAGGCCCAGCGCGCGGCCTTCCCGCACCTGTGGGCGTACCGGAGCTTCACCCTCGACCGGCGGGACCTGGCGAAGGTGCCGGCGGCCCTGCGCGGGCAGCTCCTGGTGACCGAGCGGGACGCCGAGGGCACCCTGCTCGCCGCGACCGGCGTGCAGATTCCCGGCGTGCTCGACGACGTCTACGCCCGGGCCGTCGACGCGCGCCTCGGGCCGACCTTCGCCGGCGGGGTACCGACGCTGGCGCTCTGGGCACCGACGGCGCGAAACGTGTCGCTGCAGCTCTTCGACTCGCCGACCGCGCAGCCGAGGACGGTGGCGATGCGCCGCGACGACCGCACCGGCGTCTGGTCGGTACGCGGCTCCCGCGACTGGCGAAACAGGTACTACCGCTACCAGGTCCAGGCGTGGCAGCCGGCGACGCAGCGGATGGTCACGGCCTCGGTGACCGACCCGTACTCGCTGGCGCTGGCGCCGGACTCCACGCACAGCCAGATCGTGGACCTGGCCGACCCGGCTCTCGCGCCGGCCGGCTGGGCGAAGCTGCGCAAGCCGGCGGCCGTGCCGTCGACGAAGGTGCAGATCTCCGAGCTGTCGGTGCGGGACTTCTCCGTCGCCGACACCACCGTGCCGGCCGAGCGGCGGGGCACCTACCTCGCCTTCACCGACCCGGGCACCGCCGGCATGAAACACCTGAAGGCGCTCGGCGACGCCGGGGTGACCCACCTGCACCTGCTGCCCGCGTTCGACTTCGCCACCATCCCCGAGCGCCGCGCCGACCAGCGGCAGCCGGCCTGCGACCTGGCCGCGCTGCCGCCGGACTCCGAGGAGCAGCAGAAGTGTGTCGCGGCCGTCGCCGACACCGACGGCTACAACTGGGGGTACGACCCGCTGCACTACACCGTGCCGGAGGGCGGCTACGCCGTCGACCCGGCCGGCGCGAGGCGCACCACCGAGTTCCGGCAGATGGTGGCCGGCGTCAACGGCGCCGGGCTGCGCGTGGTGATGGACGTCGTCTACAACCACACCTCGGCGGCGGGCGCCGATCCGAAGTCGGTGCTCGACCAGATCGTGCCCGGCTACTACCACCGCCTGCTCGACGACGGTGCCGTCGCCAACTCGACCTGCTGCGCCAACACCGCCCCCGAGCACGCCATGATGGGCAAGCTCGTCGTGGACTCGCTGGTCACCTGGGCCCGGGCGTACAAGGTGGACGGCTTCCGGTTCGACCTGATGGGCCACCACCCGAAGGCGAACATCCTGGCCGTACGCAAGGCGCTCGACGAGCTGACCGTCGCCCGCGACGGCGTGGACGGCAGGAGGATCCTGCTCTACGGCGAGGGCTGGAACTTCGGCGAGGTGGCGAACGACGCCCGGTTCACGCAGGCCACCCAGGCCAACATGGCCGGCACCGGCGTCGGCACCTTCAACGACCGGCTCCGCGACGCGGTGCGCGGCGGTGGGCCGTTCGACGCCAACCCGCGGGTGCAGGGCTTCGCCTCCGGGCTGTTCACCGACCCCAACGGCGACCCGGTCAACGGGACCGCCGCCGAGCAGCGGGCCCGGCTGCTGCACCAGCACGACCTGATCAAGGTCGGCCTCACCGGCAACCTGGGCGGCTACCGGTTCACCGACTCGTCGGGCCGGCAGGTGACCGGCGCGCAGGTCGACTACAACGGCTCGCCCGCCGGCTACACCGCCGCGCCGGGGGAAGCCGTCACCTACGTCGACGCGCACGACAACGAGATTCTGTACGACGCGCTGGCGTACAAGCTGCCGCAGGACACCCCGGCGGCGGACCGGGCGCGGATGCAGGTGCTGGCGCTGAGCACGGTGGTGATGGGGCAGGGCACCGGGTTCGTCACCACCGGCACCGAGCGGCTGCGCTCGAAGTCGCTGGACCGCAACTCCTACAACTCCGGTGACTGGTTCAACCAGCTCCGGTGGGACTGCGCCCAGGGCAACGGGTTCGGCGCCGGCCTGCCGCCCGCGCAGGACAACCGCGACAAGTGGTCGTACGCCAGGCCGCTGCTGGCCGATCCGAAGCTGGTGCCGGACTGCGCGGCGGTCGACACCACCAACGCCCGGTACGCCGAGCTGCTGAAGATCCGGGCCTCGTCGCCGGTCTTCGGGCTGACCACGGCCGACCAGGTGCAGAAGCGGGTGGCCTTCCCGCTCTCCGGCGCGGCCGAGACGCCCGGCGTGCTCACCATGACGCTGGACGGGCGTGGCCTCGACGGGCGCTGGAAGTCGGTGACGGTGGTCTTCAACGCCACTCCCGAGACGGCGACGCAGCGGCTGACCGGGCTGCGCGGGGCGGACGTGGCGCTGCACCCGGTGCTGCGCACGTCGGCGGACGAGGTGCTGCGGACGGCCTCCTTCGACCGGGCCAGCGGCACGTTCACCGTGCCGGCGCGCAGCGTGGCGGTCTTCGTGCAGCAGTAG